GGCAAGGATCCCAGAACGGCGGGTTGCTGTTCTtatccttgttgatttcaacgGTGACTTCCAAATTTTCTTGGTCAATTTGTGTAACATCAGTTGAATACCAATAGTGCAAGTAGGCAACCGGTAAGATTTAGCAAGAAATCAACAACTTCTAATAAACATTTGGCCTCGAGTCGGCACAGCTACTAATGTATATCCAGTTATTTCCTAGAAACTCGCCGACCTTGCTACGCCGCGGTATTCCCATGGCATACATGCAGTTGAATTGGGGAGTTTTTGCCTGAGGGAGCTCTCGTTCCTTGCTTGACGGATTACTGGTACTTGACTCTCGAACAAGCGCAACTAAACGAGACGCAGGTTGAGTCTGGTTCTCTGCATGCTGAGGTAAGGTATTTTAGGTATTGAGTAGGTACATGTATGAGGAAGGGAAAGCTAAAAATGCCAAATTAGGTTGTTTGTCGTGGTTACGTCTTCCAAGCGTCCCCGCTATAAGGCAGATTAGCCAGATGTATGCTCTGCAAGTTCTACATATGAAAGCTACCAGGAGCTCGTGGTTCCTGAGCGTCATCGAAGTTGACTATCAGGGGGCTTCTCTCTGACACCGGATCACGGAGTGTCTCCCATGCGTCTGCCCTTTCCTCATCGCTTACGTGTCTCCCCTTCGATAAATGATTCTTGATTCCATACACCAACGCACATACAAGAACAACCGACGCACCTATAACGCTCAGAATATTGGGAATATCCCTGAAGACAATAATTTGAAGAATATAAGAGATGGGAATTTCCAGAGTGTGAGCAATGGCCACTAATGTCGCTGTATCCTTTTGAAGGGCGAGGAATAACAAAGATCTCCCGGCGATGGTACAAATTGTGGTTCCAAACTGAACTAGCCAAGTCTTTAGATCATTCGGAAAAGACCAAAGGCTCAATATGTATGTTGGAATGATGCCAAATAATATCATGACCACACTGTATTGACAGGCCAGAGTTATTGAGTAGACATCTTGTAGTTTTCTTGCGAGTATGAGGGCGGAACTCATCGCAACAGCGGAGATGCAAGCAAAAAGAGCCGCCATTAGTCGAGGGATGTGAATCTGCTGCGAACACAAATGAAGTGATGATGAGGTGAACATTAAATCATCGTTTCTGCCCCCGATATTTGTTGTCCCAGTGTAAGCGCCAAAGCAGTCTATGCCCGAGACAAGGTGTTGTATGGTAGTTTTATTTCTTGCGAACGTAAGACAAGTCATATTGACTGCGGTATGGTTCCTCATATGGAAGAGCTCCAGAAGAAATGCTGGCTGTGCCACGAACAAAATTCCAATTAGCAtgaccatagtgattagaatatCCACAAACCCACACTTTTCCTTTAGAAAGACACAGGCAAAGACGCCGACAATAACAGGTTTAGAAAACGTTATGGCATTGGCGTCACCCAACTCCATAttctgaatggaaacaatctgGAAATACGTTGCCGTCGCCGCTAGAAAAGCGGCTGGCCAAATGAGTTTGTTTTGGAATATCAGCACCGGTTTTCGTTTCCACAAAAGCCAAGGGATCATCAGCAGCACAGCAAGGGTGTCCCTCAGAATGATGGTCTGAAAAGGGCTCGTCCGGTCCTGAAGCTTGAACAAGAGTCCCATGCATGCCCACGCAAAGGCCGAGGCGCACCCGAGGAGAAACCCAGCTGATCTTGCCAGGCTTTTCGAAAGCGATTTCAGAAAGGTTGTCATTGATCCCAGTTCAAATACGTGTTCTCGAGTGACGTAGATGGTCCGTTCGTGATGGACTCCTTGAGTCGCAGTTAGTGGTCGATCATGAAAGTATCTGACCCATTTGATATCCGAGAATGAAGCAATATTGTCTCTTTTTTTGCAGTCCGAACACTATATATGACGTACAACTGATAAGAATTATGCTTGAGATTGACTGTGACCCAGGCCAGATAGAAGAGAAAAGTTAAGCCCGACAGGATTAGGCCATTTCGTAAGCTTAGAGATATCCTCATTGTCAGGTAATACTATAATCCAGACATTTTCTGATTTCGCGCGGCGGCCGGCGGCCGCGTGCACAATTTCTGGTGTATGCTTGTACATTTTGCATTATACATACAATTCGGGTTATTGATAAGGTAGCACCCCGACAAGCCTGGCAGCAAATACGAAATCAACACTGACGATTACTGATGGCAACTGTAATAGGCTCAAGGAAGTTGCCTTGTTTGGAAATTGGACACAAAATTCGATGAGAACAATCTTTTAGCCCGACATCTCCATGATCACAACCTGACAACTGTTGATCGAAGACCATCGGGAGCAATTGGTCTGCCCTTAGAGTTCTAAGGTCTGATCTTAGGGGTCTAAAGTCCGGCCTTAGAGTTCCAAGGCCTTGGAGTTCTAATCAGGTCTACAGTACCACGTgggaacaacaacaacaacaacaacgtgGGGACGAGTTCTCGCAACACACAAATGCAAACTGGCAGTTCGCAAATATCTGGAGGTGCACCATTCAGGGATCTAATAAAATGGTTGTGATCTAATAAATAATCAACATTGAATCGTTTACATGATCGTAATCTATCTAAAGGCGTATATATTGTCGTAGACGCCAGAACCGGATAAGTGTATAAATATGTTGCTGCAATTTACGTGACCATTTTCTAAATACCTGATGTGTATACCACCTGATATTTTGTTACAGCCGGTGGAGTGCCCATGAGCTGATGAGGAGAGGCGATATTATACAAAAGCgacatgacaattgacatttgCCTTTTAGCAGACAAACTTTATCATTCACGCTATTTTTATGCACTGTGCAAGTTCCTCCCATGTCTGAGAATGCGCCTCCAAGGGGACTTTCTGCTGGCACGTCGGGGTAATATGAAGGAAATATTATGTTTTTGGCCTTTTTGAAGACGTCGTTCAGAATGACCCCCAAAACTCATTATTTTGTGATATATCGGAATAGATCTAATGCGCACCAAGTAGCAACCTCACATTGAAAATGGTAATGTATTCATACGCTCTGAATCTTAATTATTTAAACTTTTaaattaattgtttcatgaataaaaccaagCAAATAAAGAAAAGTTTAGCAATATTGTATAAAACATGCAATACACCCAGAAAACTAATATTTAGTTGGCACtatgtttgtatgcaccaacaAAAAGTAGAAATTGTTCGATGAGACCAGCTCTCGTAAAGTCTCGCGTGATCGAGCACTTTTAAACGTGATTAAATATGGTGTCCACACCCTTGTCATGTTGCAGGAAGACGACAAAAAACTTCCTCTAACTCATCTTTATTTCAGCACAAATCCCCCATTTAGTCATGCCAGATAACGAGGGAACGTTTGACATGCGGAACAAATGTCAAATGCACggaatgttgctgaaaaagcCCTTTGGCCACCAATCAAACAAGTGGTCGAAGAGGTGGGTGTGTGCTGTCAGTCACTGTGACTGTGTCCATggtgtcagtcatgtcagtcgaCTCGGTGTGTGTGCATGATGTGTAGTGCTCTGCTGtcactgtcgtcgtcgtcgtctatggCTGGCAGGAGCACGATATCTATGACGTCTCAAAGAATGGCAATGAaagtgttgaaacttggtcagcgcgactctggaatggtgaaatttgagcgacttcaaGTTCAGCAGGCAGACAGTGCattgaaaaattccaaaaaatattataTACCGAGTAACTTCCTCTCAAGTTACTCCTCATGTAtccatttttttccaaatcGGATCACAAGTAGTCATTAAAAGCGCACAAAAAACCCAACCACCCAACGAGCACCACTCAGACCACtgatgtgacaaaatggcgAAAAGTCATATCCTGTAACACGGCCTGCTGTGACTTCACAATAAACCAAAAATAGATATTGCACGCTCTCTTTCGGTACTTCTCGTAAACTAAAAACAAGCGGGACATTTCGAACCCGGTCAATGTCTATCCCGGCCGATCCCTGAGGTCCCAGAACCTAGGTTTGCTCCAAGTACCCAGGTACCGCCTGGCATCATATGGTGGCAGAAGTtttgtggtgtatgctacacaactctggaacagactagacatgaatgtgcgaaatgctccaactgtgagcacattcaaaaaggtgctgaagtcgagattatggtgactttgttttcaaagcgcagccgagcaatcatacgttattggataattgcgctctataagtcttatttgaattgaattgaattgaatattgtCGCAACAAGTTTCCTGTTTGGCTGTCGGGGGCGTTAGGGTGTTGGGTGTCTATATTTGGTTTATTGGGAAGTCATAGCAGGCTGTGTTCACGTCGGATCTTACAGGATGATATAGCTTTTcgccattttgtcacatcaGTGGTGCTCATTGGTTTTTTTTTGCACTTTTAATGACTATTTGTGATCCGATTTGGAGTACAATCAATGGATACATGAGGAGTAACTTGAGAGGAAGTAGCTCggtatagaatagttttttgaaattttgcatgcactgtctgcctgttgaagtcgctcaaatttcaccattccaGAGTCCAGCcgaccaagtttcaacacttTATTACCATTCTCTGAGACGTCATAGATATCAACTCACTGTGGCTGTCCGGAGTGGACACAATGCAATATTTAATTTCAACACTAATTCAGAAATATGTCTAATGTTGGCTAGTCACAAATTCGATTTATAGGTATGGGACGTTAATTGTATTTCGTGTTGACACAAAATATTTTGTGTCAACACTTATTCCGATTTATGTCAACACTTATTTTGAATTATGTGGGACATAATTCTGAATTGGTGTTGACATTAAATAATGCATTGTGTCCACTCCGGCCCGTGATAGTCATCCTGTTGAAACCGAAACTGTAGGCTGCAGTAGGACTACAAAATACAATGCATTAATCTTAAAATGACATTAGAAGTGCATACATTAATACATTGTTCGTGTCGGTCTGTTTGTGTTTGGTAccatttcatgatttattttGCTAGCTTGGCTTCTTTACCGGTACGTCTTTAGATTAGTTGGAGCAGTGTCGGGGTGACTCTGAGAAAGTCTTACCACCCGCGACCGCCCTGGCTAGATGCTGTCTATGTCGATCGCCACCACAGCCACTGATGACTTATTCTTTTGTTCTACTAGGTTTTTCATGGTAAAAGATGGCTTTCATCTTTACTACGCCACTGATGACTTCTTTTTTTGTTCTACTAGGTTTTTCATGGTAAAAGATGGCTTTCTTCTTTACTATGCTGATTCAGAGAAAAAGGAAATGGAAAAGAGAAAGTTCTTCAATATTCATCCAAAGGTTagcttgttgttgttgtctgtaCTTCACTTTGAAAACCTGATGTGATGTCTGCGTGAGGGAGGCCGGTCGATGGTCATGGGCGAAAATGACTGTAGACCTGTAGGAGTTTCTCTCTGTAAAGAAGCTTTTGAGACCCCAACAAACCCACAATGTTGCAGCAACCAACAAGACAGTTTTCCATCCAAAGTTTTCTGATCAGTCTTGGAAGACAAACGGATGAACTTAATGTGTGTTTGTCTATCAATTCAACTGTAGTCTTCCTTGTATTTGTTTCAGGGCGTGATACCCCTGGGTGATTGTCAGGTAGCAGAGATAGAAGAGCCTGGGCACCAGTTTGCTGTCAACATCATTAATGAGGATTTCCTTGTACGTATTGTCAGGGAAAAAGGACCAGAGATCTGATCTGCCTCGCTGAGGATAGACAACTGAACTTTGGTGTCACGTAGTTGACTGCACTGGGTTGCCCCAACGGCTGCATGACTATGGGACAGgaagatagatagatagatagatagatagatagaaagATAGATAGACAGATTGTCAGTGATCAAGTAATTTCCAAGTGCTACCTTCTGTCCTAGTCTGATAAATAATTGATGTGATGTAATCAGAGTTTCCTGCCAACAAGTATAATGTACATTACAAAAGAGACAAGTGCGAGTTAAGTAGAAACACCTGTATGTTGTCCATGCTGCTTGCATGTTCTGTGGGCTTTTGACAAGGCTAACACGATCTTAGGATCACCTTTCCTGCTTTTAATGCCAATTTCAGTACTTTGTTTCATCAGCAGGGCTCCATCATTTTGGCAATGGAAACAGAGTGGGAGAGAGAGAAATGGATGACAATACTGCGCCAGGCAGGACGGATGTGAGTAAATCTAGATGAAGAGTTCAAGTGCAAACTCCGCTAAatccaatacttgacttgccaaactcagaaatgcagcgccactcgcggacaaagatagaacaactcgacatttttttcaccggttttcgctgcgtatgcgtaccagccatccggaaactaataatggcggcaatctgaacttgttttgtgtaagtttttgagagttcaaaaagttctttaaggctcatgatttaagataatttagcaatctgataactattacgtgttaagaaacagacgtaccacagttataaccagtttacctgtgtgaatttgcatgcgcagcgaaaaccgaccggtgaaaaaaatgtcgagttgttctatctttgtccgcgagtggcgctgcatttctgagtttggcaagtcaagtattcagCTCTTTTCAAGTAAAGCAACTCATTACATACATGAGATACTATACaatattttgtgttttcaaTGCGACGGTTTGGTATGCTGGTCTGGGATACTACGGGCTTCATTTACCATGGTTATGGCATTTTTTAGAATGCCTTCCCAGTCCTGTCTCAGCCGAGCTtggagcgacatgcgcctggttttgctgcgaTGGGCCATATTTGGGATTGTATGCATGAAATGGGTGGATTTTGCTGTGATTGGTCACATTTGGGATTGTCTGCAGGAAATGGGTTGAAATATTTTTAGCCGATAACGCCGACTGAGAGATAATCACCTTTGAAATGTTCTTCACAGACTGACAATACaatgttattgtttttattttccaGAACGTGGAATAATGCTCAGATGGGTGATGTCATGATCCAACAACTTGAGAATCAGGGTCTTCAGATGGCAAAGGAGAGACAAGACTACTTCAGTAAGAAAGTGTTAATGTAATCTAATAGTTTTTAAGTCGATATGATAATAAAAATGATAATattaatcacaaaaataaaaagttACGCTGAAAAACACCCATTTTGATATTTATGCAAGCCGCCAGGCATGAAGTCTCACATTATACCTGATGCCAAGCCAAATGCCACGCCCCGCTAACATAAAAGTAACGCAAACTTCTTTAATAATTCTTTTCTGGTCCATCATAGTGGCTCAAACTTCTATTGTCAAACCTTCTTCATTGAGCAGCTAAATACTAGACTAGTGTCAACTTTCTCTTCAATTCTATCTCTCTATCTATTTTCCAttagccatgcggccattggggcgactcCATGCAGTTGACTACATGGCACCATGCCCGTCTATCCCCTGCAAGGCGGATCAGGTCTCCGATCCTTTTTCCCATCCATTCCTTAATATTGTCCATCCAAATCCTCTTTGGTCAGCCGCGTTTTCGATTGCCTCCTACTGTGCATGCAGAATGATGTTTGCTAGGGTTCCCTTGGCTCTTGTGATGTGGCCAAACCACCTGAGCTTCaattgggcgtgggatttagtCGGCCAAGAGGATAATTCACCAGCTTGCCTCATGCATCAATACACTAATTCTGATCTCTAATAAATGATTTTCGCTGGTGTTGCGAGCTGGTTTTGGAGATGGCTTGCAAATTTTAGGTAGACTTTGGGTTACAGTCCATCTAGAGCcatgttaaatgcatttttaaaatgatttttcaatgattctgtttggagaagtcatggTCCTGCTATGCTGTGCTTTGCCAGCACAATCAAGATTAAGAAATCAGAAAAAGCCTCCGactagtgatgatgatgatgtcaattTCCATTCATGCTCAGTAGTGGAATATACCTCAGGAACGATCttctaatatacatgtataaaattgGCTCAGATTTCAATGATGCGTTATTTCAATAAATGAAGCTAGTTACGTTTTCTTGAGTTGATTTTAAAAGATAAGCTCCCGGTCACTTGATCCTATTTCTAAATCATGGTACTGATACATTTTTCCAAATTATCTGATGACATGGCAGGTTGGAACACTTCTATAATCCTATGTCATCATTTTCTTTTTGGTAGATTTTTCCTCTGCATTTGCtctctgcatgtacatgtggcTGTTACGTGATATAGTGTAATGAGTTGAGTATCACTACAGATTTTAGTTTTTGCCAATCATGGCCCCATGGTTGTGATATCGGCTGTTCATACATTTCATGTTGTAACAAATGCTTTACTCCACTGTGGTCTCCAGTAGAGGAAAATCGTCAAAATTTTTACTTGGGTTGTGAGCGTCCGTCACATCACTTCCGTTTTCGACGTTACCGACGTCTTCATCTTTCTCGGTGGATTTAAACCCTTTCTTCTGGAGACAAAGGCATGACATTCTTTACAACTGAATTAGTGATACATTTACCATATGATTGGCACACAAAATCCTGGTGTCCTTATAAATGAGTGGTTTTATATTACATTGCGTATATTCGAGCACTGTATTCCTGGAGACGGAGGACAATCCAAGGATGTAAGCGACAACCACCACTTGATATTGACGCCATCTTTCCGTTACAGATAAATTTCAGACAGAGGCTATTGCTCTTCAGGATGAGAAAGAAAAGACCGAGGTTAGTAGCGCTCATCGCTCACACTTCGTGCTAAGTATTCTGTGGTAGAGAGGGACCTTTGAcctctacatgtacagtagaacctctctattattaaaggacaccctcgggactgacaagtgcggttcttaatagtgaggtgtcctgattagagaggtcaaattgaattgaaacaaccaatttgggaccaaaactagtgtccttgatggagaggttgtcgttaatagagagatgtctgctaagagaggttctactgtattgctGATGGAGCAGAATGTCATATTCAGCCAGGATACTGTGTTTACCCTTTCACTGTGCTGACAGTGATACCAATACCGAACAGTTGAGCCTACTTTTTACGGTTAGACTATTTAGAAGTGTCTCCATCGATGCTATTGGGACGAAACTGATATTTTTCCCCTCATGATTTTGGCATGTTTTGAGAGGGAGAGGGTGTGACCAAGTGATGGTGAATTAAATTTTAGTGGGCATAGCATGTCACCTGCATGTCAttgggccatgtacatgacaggCTATGCACATCACCCACAGCAAAAGTGTTAAGCTATGGGGTTTATATGACAGGTTGTTAAGAATATCAGAATGCTCCAGTAGACATGCTAAAAAATGTTGAGTATGGGGCTGTGATAGTTGATACATTTATGTTTTCAAAAGTGTGGAtgagtgacatacatgtatttaattcCCAATTATTTTCAAACGTGATGCATTTGTTTCTTTCCAGCAACTTAAGCAAGTGCAAGTGGCTTTGGAGGATGAAAAGAGAAAAATGGAAGAGTTTATGTTGGAGCTCAAAGAGGAACagtcaaaattaaaacagtgaGTAATTTAGCTAATATTTGTGCAAATTCCAGTTTGAAATCATCAATGACACCAAGTAGTATGGAAGAAATGGCATCATcacatttcaccaaaaaatctAATATCAGGATTTCGGTGTATTGATTCTGTTGGTTCGTGCAATCACTTAGATAATTCAAGTTTGACTTCATCTCGACTCGACTGGCCCTAGGCTGTCATTCAAGGTTGGTTTGTCCTGGTTCTGGCACATCACTCTAGTCAATCAAAGACCTTTTTGTTCAGGAACCCCATCTATGTGTACTATTGTTTATAACCGATGGTGTGCTACTCACTGACACAACAGACCTGGCTGGCCTACAATTCATTCATTGGCTGGCCTACAATTTATTTCTAGACAAGTTTTGGGGCTGTCAATCGTTCATACATGCAAAATGGACGGCCGCCTGCCGCTTGTGCATCCTATAATTTCTCATATTACTTTGTATTTCCAGAGTGTTAGAGGAAACCGCTCAGGCAATGAAAAAAGTGGAAGAAGATAAACTTGCACTGTGTCAGCGAACTGAGAGTTTAGAAGGTTCATTAAAGGTATGCTTCTTCGGTTGAATGCAGTTTCTTGTAGCTCTGAGGAAACATTCAGGTCTGGAACTGCTTCATGATTGATGATTACCAgtagctttttagctcacctcttagcagaggtgagcttatcccataccgtggcgtccgtcgtccgtcgtcgtcgtcgtcgtcgtcgtcgtcgtcgtcgtcgtcgtccgtcgtcgtccgtcgtccgttagcagggcacgtttcgtaactgttagagctattgagttgaaacttggtacacatgtacccttatgtaatgacaccttggagaccaagtttcggtccgattcgtttcatggtttggccaccagggggccaaacgttaaaagtgaaaatatgcaatatctcccttaatagtagtcgggaaattttgaaaaaaatatggtaggtacttctagcaaaggtgcatcatatatcctccaggtttttgatttgacctccttttcaaggtcacagaggtcaaatggtgtaaattggccgttaggatgtaacgatggcacgtttctaaactgcaatgactattgataccaaatttggtacacatttaccccttagtcaggtgatctcagggaccgaagtttggtccaatatgattcaccacttgaccaccagggggcaaaatccaaaaaccttaaaaatgtgattattccttaacttcttgcccgattgccaccaatttgatatcatgggtacatctaaccaccatacagtatatgtcacacaggtttttaatttgaccttcttgtcaaggtcacagaggtcaaatggcgtaaattcgccgtcaggccgtaactatggcacgtttcttaactgcaatgactattgatcacaaattaagtacacatgtaccccttggtcaggtgatctcaggtaccgaagtttggtgcaatctgatttgccgtttggcctccagggagggggccaaatcctaaattcttcaaaatgccattattcctagtaatgacttgcccgattggcaccaattttatatcataggtacatctaattctaacaaccatt
Above is a window of Lineus longissimus chromosome 3, tnLinLong1.2, whole genome shotgun sequence DNA encoding:
- the LOC135485680 gene encoding pleckstrin homology domain-containing family D member 1-like isoform X4; protein product: MPDNEGTFDMRNKCQMHGMLLKKPFGHQSNKWSKRFFMVKDGFLLYYADSEKKEMEKRKFFNIHPKGVIPLGDCQVAEIEEPGHQFAVNIINEDFLQGSIILAMETEWEREKWMTILRQAGRITWNNAQMGDVMIQQLENQGLQMAKERQDYFNKFQTEAIALQDEKEKTEQLKQVQVALEDEKRKMEEFMLELKEEQSKLKQVLEETAQAMKKVEEDKLALCQRTESLEGSLKRLAKDKEKTKKKLDEQAKLTRQLSKEKQKYSEATIELNKQMQSIEAETQKLLQEKSLAEERLKQNEEHAKQLEEEKYEISEHADELQSSIKDLIEQKKVTEAELREEVIARLETERRLQNAEVSLMNLDRKLNKKGNKYSQNDKEEMLGNVTHLKSFFEKLAIEAKMDDHKPILMQTTLTARKTFVARAKSKRYQERRKRVQSLKVTAHERFEMDETAF